A portion of the Fulvia fulva chromosome 1, complete sequence genome contains these proteins:
- a CDS encoding putative 3',5'-cyclic phosphodiesterase pde-4, with the protein MEDTGAGRCSVIYYCPASAHGLAELHHHASPPAVTLDDERKGSSLKHVYNNVRRLLDEDQGNFEQVFVTSHADKCIETLEVFAKASPTAVLVELDSTAPDGIQHSALSLLRHLNADVQSSRYPQHVMPFVLLAATLTTEPFEDTDAIYESIQLNAGAIDTMRSPLCSEAINQLVGHVREMTRPSAHSLGSGMARALVHHITNRSSPRLASHRPDEVLSAQRKAAVEEAVGKWQFPAHEFDMDELTYGALCMLEHILRKPDLEQYRLPRPQLMTFLLAARREYKHEREVHYHNWRHAVDVTQSLYCFLCDIRLCPPSAARAATQHKEVNPLESLLSPLDALILLVCGVGHDVGHPGVNNAFLVACNHQLAHMYNDKSVLENYHCAAYSQLIRRHWPALGNITRFRSTMISTILATDMQRHFEYMGYLNELKQKVEKSDADLDEWNDKDREHARDLTMALLLKAADISNVARPFDISAQWAKILMNEFSRQGELERELQIPTCLFGGPPNKEDLLAAAQSQKGFMNLFGFPLFRGISEVMPNVSCTIPELENNNNVWEHRITDEKARREAHGDGRRSPRTYGSVTEAEVEEARTRKRESEPAAVPMEAPMTPNSVSSNKRQPSLQPDGTPNRHPANKERYRLQFGVPAAGEDKRASTPVLWPSSLQLSPTGGASRRSSKDVALNQLQDLSAFAQHNLAAAGSRRGSADAGWQMHQNYTGSRRGSKEESLTTILVTSQGSSSPRSVPASPRLGKPASPGISVGVGKRQSITKHAAGAPRHSVPSSTSQTTASVAATTEVSSPSTQRSSLTPTDDDVTPPAQHNNAILDGDTESFAHSNEYPQELDGMHHNSAPAAFPGTPPADEEAVTSVTKASCPQIMPRTASGDSALSALEKRQSDPQIRQSRSRSRLRGLKFWKRRKDPSGIEGASVESNSP; encoded by the exons ATGGAAGATACTGGAGCTGGGCGGTGTAGTGTCATCTACTATTGTCCAGCCAGCGCCCACGGCCTTGCAGAACTGCACCACCATGCGAGTCCGCCCGCGGTGACGTTGGACGACGAGCGCAAAGGCTCGTCGCTGAAACATGTCTACAATAATGTGCGCCGCCTGCTGGACGAGGATCAGGGCAATTTCGAGCAAG TATTTGTGACTTCCCACGCCGATAAGTGCATCGAGACCCTCGAAGTCTTCGCCAAGGCCTCTCCCACAGCTGTACTGGTCGAACTCGACAGCACGGCCCCCGATGGCATCCAGCACAGCGCGCTGTCACTCTTGCGCCACCTCAATGCCGATGTGCAAAGCTCGCGCTACCCACAGCACGTAATGCCATTCGTGCTCCTGGCAGCCACTTTGACGACTGAACCATTCGAGGACACGGACGCAATCTACGAAAGCATTCAACTGAATGCTGGCGCCATTGACACTATGCGCAGTCCCTTATGCTCGGAAGCCATCAACCAGCTTGTGGGCCACGTTAGAGAGATGACTCGGCCTTCTGCGCACAGCCTTGGCTCTGGCATGGCGCGAGCGCTGGTGCATCATATCACGAATCGCTCAAGCCCTCGCCTTGCGTCTCATCGCCCCGACGAAGTACTGTCCGCTCAGCGCAAGGCCGCTGTCGAGGAGGCTGTCGGGAAGTGGCAATTTCCCGCGCATGAGTTCGATATGGACGAGCTTACGTACGGCGCTTTGTGCATGTTGGAGCACATCCTGCGGAAACCGGACTTGGAGCAGTACAGATTGCCACGACCCCAGCTAATGACGTTCTTGTTGGCCGCGCGACGAGAGTACAAGCACGAAAGGGAAGTGCACTACCACAACTGGCGGCACGCAGTCGATGTGACGCAGTCATTATACTGCTTCCTCTGCGACATCCGACTATGCCCCCCGTCTGCAGCGAGAGCAGCTACGCAACATAAAGAGGTCAACCCTCTGGAATCATTGTTGTCCCCCTTGGACGCACTGATACTTCTTGTATGTGGTGTGGGCCACGACGTCGGGCATCCAGGTGTAAACAATGCTTTTCTGGTGGCATGCAATCACCAGCTGGCGCACATGTACAACGACAAGTCCGTCCTGGAGAACTACCATTGCGCGGCATACTCACAACTCATCCGACGACATTGGCCGGCGCTTGGTAACATCACTCGCTTTCGCTCGACCATGATCTCGACGATCCTAGCTACGGACATGCAGCGACATTTCGAGTACATGGGATATCTCAACGAGCTCAAGCAGAAGGTCGAGAAGAGTGATGCTGATCTGGATGAGTGGAATGATAAGGACCGGGAGCATGCTCGCGATCTGACGATGGCACTGCTCTTGAAAGCTGCCGATATCTCCAACGTCGCTCGTCCATTCGACATCTCGGCACAGTGGGCGAAGATATTGATGAATGAGTTCTCACGGCAGGGCGAACTGGAACGCGAGCTGCAGATCCCGACTTGCCTTTTCGGCGGTCCTCCAAACAAAGAGGATCTGCTAGCTGCAGCACAGAGTCAGAAAGGTTTCATGAATCTTTTCGGCTTCCCTCTGTTCCGCGGCATCTCGGAGGTCATGCCCAATGTTTCCTGTACGATACCCGAGCTGGAAAACAACAATAATGTTTGGGAGCACAGGATAACAGACGAGAAGGCCAGGCGTGAGGCTCACGGCGACGGACGACGGTCACCAAGGACATATGGGTCAGTGACGGAAGCCGAAGTCGAGGAGGCGCGAACTCGAAAAAGGGAATCAGAACCTGCAGCCGTACCAATGGAGGCGCCAATGACCCCAAATTCGGTATCATCTAACAAGCGACAGCCAAGCCTGCAACCCGATGGCACCCCTAACAGGCATCCTGCGAACAAGGAACGATACCGCCTGCAGTTCGGTGTGCCAGCCGCCGGCGAGGACAAAAGGGCATCAACCCCTGTGCTGTGGCCAAGCAGCTTGCAGCTGTCGCCCACTGGCGGGGCTAGCAGGCGATCGAGTAAGGATGTTGCACTAAATCAGCTGCAAGACCTGAGTGCGTTTGCACAGCACAATCTCGCGGCTGCAGGGTCGAGGAGAGGATCTGCGGATGCTGGATGGCAGATGCATCAGAATTATACCGGGTCGAGGAGAGGGAGCAAAGAAGAGAGTCTCACCACTATCCTGGTTACTAGCCAGGGCAGTTCGTCGCCACGCAGTGTTCCTGCTTCCCCTCGGCTTGGTAAGCCAGCGTCGCCTGGAATCAGCGTTGGCGTCGGAAAAAGGCAAAGCATAACAAAGCACGCAGCTGGTGCACCTCGACACTCGGTACCTTCATCGACATCCCAGACCACAGCATCGGTGGCTGCCACGACCGAAGTGTCATCGCCATCTACACAGCGTTCTTCACTCACACCAACAGACGATGACGTGACGCCGCCCGCGCAGCACAACAATGCCATTCTCGATGGCGACACGGAAAGTTTCGCTCACTCGAACGAGTATCCGCAAGAGCTTGATGGTATGCATCATAACTCAGCGCCGGCTGCGTTTCCTGGCACGCCTCCCGCTGATGAGGAAGCGGTCACATCGGTGACCAAGGCCAGCTGTCCGCAGATTATGCCGCGGACGGCCAGTGGCGACTCGGCACTGTCTGCGCTCGAGAAACGTCAATCGGATCCTCAGATCCGGCAGTCACGAAGTCGCAGCAGACTACGAGGCCTGAAGTTCTGGAAGCGACGAAAAGATCCATCAGGCATTGAAGGCGCATCCGTGGAGTCCAATTCTCCTTGA
- a CDS encoding Exportin-T: MDSQVESAIELAFNPTTDQSVKAQAYDFLAQLREAPDAWHVCLTLFIRRPTPSEVVRLVCLEIVNTAVQTRRLDQAGLNDVRHSLMEYIQARYTPGSTEIDTPPIQNKLTQTITYLFTFLYASDWTTFFDDFIGLASAEGDSGGVATVMFLRILSSIHDEIADVMIPRTPDEQKRSTELKDLVRVRDVNKIAATWQELLSRWRQLDLGLVEMCLRTIAKWVSWIDIWLVINERIQTALLEIAGQQGTFNADSREARARDAAIDTFTETVAKKMPPNDKVELIGYLNLGGIVGQLVSSTVLTDLRTTPDYDTDLAETVAKLVNNVIFDIVKVLDTDNVDEQTRSKADQQLQNFIPHLLRFFADEYDEICSAVIPSLTDLLAMFRKVVQKSKSVLPSHYASLLPPILDAIIAKMKYDETASWGDDDDQTDEAEFEELRRRLHVLQQTVAAVDETLYIDTLTRVVASTLGKLSSNDADLNWRDLNLALLEIHHFGELAIKTGGIYHKSKPTSEASTRLVEMMFTLVDSGLASYPHPAVQLQYMEICVRYVQYFEQNGSSIPKVLESFVSLVHSSHKKVRLRSWYLFQRFVRHLRAQLGEFAQTVVQAIADLLPIKAELPADRDDDDASSEDNTQSSDATFQSQQYLFEATGLVASTQNVPAATKVTIAKSVIGPLVSDLNNHLSAAGNGDERAVLQTHHIVTALGSLANGFSDWTPGISSGGPPAAEVSQEFVAASDSILTALESLKQHSELRAASRHAFSRLLGVLGAYVLPQLPRWIEGLLSSASSNDEMALFLRTLGQVVYGFKTEIYDILDQLLSPLFQRVFSGLSQDITGTDDEIQLREVRREYLNFVLVILNNDLGSVLVSPANQGMFDTFIASITRFACDPSDPQSARLAFSILTKLTTTWGGPDISLDAAPQPALPGFDSFILSQFAPLPWSLISATNFNAGDAQMRTLLQEAANLQWTILRKIGIAYQNQLGNELRTLGAGDDGVQSYFTSIGGDMVNFRKFMVSFLSGAKR; encoded by the coding sequence ATGGATTCACAAGTTGAGAGCGCCATCGAGCTTGCGTTCAATCCCACCACCGACCAAAGCGTCAAGGCGCAGGCATACGACTTCCTCGCCCAGTTGAGGGAGGCTCCAGATGCCTGGCATGTATGCCTGACACTGTTCATACGGCGTCCCACGCCCTCGGAGGTGGTGCGGCTAGTGTGCCTAGAGATAGTCAACACAGCTGTGCAAACACGACGGCTGGATCAGGCAGGACTCAACGATGTGCGGCACAGTCTGATGGAATACATCCAGGCTCGGTACACCCCAGGCTCCACAGAAATCGACACACCGCCCATTCAGAACAAGCTCACCCAGACCATCACCTATCTGTTCACATTTCTGTATGCTTCGGACTGGACCACCTTCTTTGACGATTTCATTGGTCTGGCAAGCGCCGAGGGTGATTCAGGTGGTGTCGCAACGGTCATGTTCCTGCGTATCCTCAGCTCCATCCACGATGAGATTGCGGATGTGATGATTCCAAGGACACCAGACGAGCAGAAACGAAGCACGGAGCTGAAAGATTTGGTGCGAGTAAGAGACGTCAACAAGATCGCAGCAACATGGCAAGAGCTGTTATCGCGGTGGAGACAGTTAGACCTTGGACTGGTGGAAATGTGTCTGAGAACAATCGCAAAGTGGGTCAGCTGGATCGATATTTGGCTGGTGATCAATGAGAGGATCCAGACTGCTCTGTTGGAAATCGCAGGCCAACAGGGTACATTCAACGCAGACAGTAGAGAGGCAAGAGCAAGAGATGCTGCCATCGACACCTTCACCGAGACTGTAGCCAAGAAGATGCCGCCCAACGACAAAGTCGAGCTGATCGGCTATCTGAATCTTGGCGGTATTGTCGGACAACTGGTATCGAGCACAGTGCTCACCGATCTTCGAACGACACCAGACTACGACACCGACCTTGCCGAGACAGTTGCGAAGCTCGTCAACAATGTGATCTTTGACATTGTCAAGGTCCTGGATACCGACAATGTGGACGAACAAACGAGGTCGAAGGCCGATCAGCAGTTGCAAAACTTCATCCCTCATCTTCTGCGGTTCTTTGCGGATGAGTATGATGAGATATGCTCTGCGGTAATCCCCTCTCTGACAGACCTGCTCGCCATGTTCCGCAAAGTGGTTCAAAAGTCAAAATCGGTCCTTCCGAGTCATTATGCCAGCTTGCTTCCACCCATTCTAGACGCCATCATTGCAAAGATGAAGTACGACGAGACTGCGTCCTGGGGCGATGATGACGACCAAACCGACGAGGCCGAATTCGAGGAGTTGAGGAGGCGCCTGCATGTCTTGCAGCAAACAGTAGCAGCTGTGGACGAAACACTCTACATCGATACGTTAACCAGAGTTGTAGCCAGTACACTCGGCAAACTCTCTTCGAACGATGCCGACCTGAACTGGCGAGATCTCAACCTTGCATTACTGGAGATTCACCATTTCGGCGAGCTTGCCATCAAAACCGGCGGTATATATCACAAGAGCAAGCCCACCTCCGAGGCCTCGACTAGACTAGTGGAGATGATGTTCACGCTTGTGGACTCGGGCCTGGCTTCATACCCCCATCCTGCGGTACAGCTGCAGTACATGGAGATATGCGTTCGTTACGTTCAATACTTCGAGCAGAATGGCAGTAGTATACCCAAAGTACTGGAAAGCTTCGTCTCGCTGGTGCACAGCAGCCACAAGAAAGTACGCCTGCGGTCCTGGTACCTGTTCCAACGCTTCGTTCGACATCTGCGAGCGCAACTCGGCGAATTCGCTCAGACTGTGGTTCAAGCCATTGCCGATTTGCTTCCGATCAAGGCAGAGCTGCCAGCTGATAGAGACGACGATGATGCTTCTTCTGAGGATAATACACAGTCCTCAGATGCCACGTTCCAGAGTCAACAGTATCTTTTCGAGGCTACTGGACTCGTAGCATCTACTCAGAACGTACCGGCCGCAACCAAGGTCACCATCGCGAAGTCTGTCATTGGCCCTCTTGTCAGCGATCTCAATAATCACCTGTCGGCTGCTGGCAACGGAGACGAGAGAGCGGTACTGCAAACGCACCACATCGTCACTGCTCTTGGCTCCCTTGCCAACGGCTTTTCGGACTGGACACCAGGTATTTCTTCCGGCGGACCGCCAGCTGCTGAGGTCTCACAAGAATTCGTGGCTGCAAGTGACAGTATCCTAACGGCCCTAGAAAGCTTGAAGCAACACTCCGAGCTGCGAGCTGCTTCTCGACATGCATTCTCACGTCTACTTGGCGTCCTCGGGGCTTACGTTCTGCCACAACTGCCTCGTTGGATCGAAGGACTACTCTCTTCCGCATCATCAAATGACGAGATGGCATTGTTCCTCCGAACTTTAGGTCAAGTGGTGTATGGCTTCAAGACCGAGATTTACGATATTCTTGATCAGCTGCTGTCGCCACTGTTCCAGCGAGTTTTCAGCGGCCTATCGCAAGATATCACAGGAACTGATGACGAGATTCAGTTGCGTGAAGTCAGGCGCGAATACCTCAACTTTGTTCTGGTCATTTTGAACAACGACCTAGGCTCCGTGCTGGTGAGTCCAGCGAACCAAGGCATGTTCGACACGTTCATCGCCTCAATCACCCGCTTCGCTTGCGATCCCTCTGACCCACAGAGTGCACGCCTGGCTTTCTCAATCTTGACCAAGTTGACGACCACATGGGGAGGTCCCGACATATCCCTCGATGCCGCCCCACAACCTGCGCTCCCAGGCTTTGACAGTTTCATCCTGTCCCAGTTTGCGCCGCTACCCTGGTCCTTGATATCTGCTACCAACTTCAATGCAGGAGACGCTCAGATGCGAACTTTGCTGCAAGAAGCTGCAAATCTGCAATGGACGATATTGCGTAAGATCGGTATCGCGTACCAAAACCAGCTCGGCAACGAGCTTAGGACTCTTGGTGCCGGAGATGATGGTGTGCAGTCTTACTTCACCAGTATCGGCGGTGATATGGTGAACTTCAGAAAATTCATGGTGTCATTCCTGTCTGGTGCGAAGCGGTAG
- a CDS encoding C2H2 finger domain transcription factor mtfA codes for MATVGMMAYPSRDSFHAYPQHYAMYRARPHQPQMEVAQSIHVNPYASYSVPQHQPQQQQQQQSMLAPPPQQSRQQTYLQSSQQASPPTSSPVSEDGFKPSLPSISNLLGIADRPAQINSAAVNQASPQQLQQFPHQVDSAQSAQLSDEPNSRTSQSAQDLSVSPRSAVPPPAALRNESVQEVTQSPSVGSSGSSLLTQPSYVGSAINNLEPTGQRTMQMQTTMKRHSVPSQPNVSPYHSARYTNSPYATSPGAASAHSYYSPAEPSYAMNPALYQQRSLPSNFPPAPAVSGQSSNNLPTSNPWQHHHYIGPSSQTTFAQSQDRYICPTCNKAFSRPSSLKIHSHSHTGEKPFKCPHAGCGKAFSVRSNMKRHERGCHGGVGAGHLPSAHAHQHGHVNLL; via the exons ATGGCTACTGTTGGTATGATGGCATATCCCAGCCGCGATAGCTTTCACGCATATCCGCAGCACTATGCCATGTACCGGGCTCGGCCACACCAACCGCAGATGGAGGTTGCTCAATCGATACACGTCAATCCGTATGCGAGTTACAGCGTTCCGCAGCATCAACCTCAGCAACAGCAACAACAGCAATCCATGCTCGCTCCACCACCACAGCAGTCACGTCAACAGACGTACTTACAATCGTCACAACAGGCTTCACCACCGACTAGCTCGCCAGTGTCCGAGGATGGTTTCAAACCGTCGTTGCCATCGATCTCAAATCTGCTTGGCATTGCCGACCGACCAGCGCAGATAAACT CTGCCGCAGTTAACCAAGCATCGCCACAGCAGCTGCAGCAATTCCCACACCAGGTAGACTCGGCGCAGTCTGCTCAACTCAGCGATGAGCCCAATTCGCGCACCTCTCAGTCAGCACAAGACCTCTCTGTCAGCCCGAGATCTGCTGTGCCTCCACCTGCTGCATTGCGAAATGAGTCTGTTCAGGAAGTGACGCAAAGTCCATCTGTCGGATCTAGCGGATCGAGCCTACTCACTCAGCCTTCTTATGTTGGCTCAGCAATCAACAACCTCGAGCCTACTGGTCAAAGAACTATGCAAATGCAGACGACGATGAAGCGGCATTCGGTGCCCTCACAACCAAATGTGTCCCCCTATCACAGTGCTCGGTATACAAACTCTCCTTATGCGACGTCCCCAGGAGCAGCATCGGCGCATTCGTACTACTCTCCGGCCGAACCGTCATATGCAATGAATCCAGCGCTATACCAACAACGATCGTTACCATCAAATTTTCCCCCTGCTCCTGCAGTATCCGGACAATCGAGCAACAACTTACCGACAAGCAATCCGTGGCAGCATCACCACTACATCGGCCCTTCTTCACAAACGACATTCGCACAGTCACAGGATCGATACATTTGCCCTACCTGCAACAAGGCTTTCAGTAGGCCTTCGAGCCTAAAGATACACTCCCACAGCCACACTGGTGAAAAGCCATTCAAGTGCCCTCACGCAGGCTGCGGCAAGGCATTTTCGGTGCGTAGCAACATGAAAAGGCATGAGAGGGGCTGTCACGGCGGTGTGGGCGCTGGTCATTTGCCTTCTGCACACGCCCACCAGCACGGCCACGTCAATCTTCTTTGA
- a CDS encoding ATP synthase subunit d, mitochondrial — MAATRSASTKIDWANLGSKLGLRGSTAQSLAAFKQRNDIARRKVQVLSDQPQTVDFAQYRSLLKNQDIVNDLEKQFTSFQPKKYDVQRQVKAIEAFEAQAIKSAEETKGKVDAELEDLEKTLKNIESARPFEDLTVDEVVAARPDIDKRVEQLVSKGRWQVPGYQEKFGNLSVL, encoded by the exons ATGGCGGCTACG CGTTCGGCCTCCACGAAGATCGACTGGGCCAATCTGGGCTCCAAGCTCGGCCTCAGAGGCAGCACTGCGCAATCCCTTGCCGCATTCAAGCAGCGCAACGATATTGCCCGTCGCAAGGTCCAAGTCCTCTCCGACCAGCCACAGACTGTCGACTTTGCCCAGTACCGCAGCCTCTTGAAGAACCAGGACATCGTCAACGACCTCGAGAAGCAGTTCACCTCCTTCCAGCCCAAGAAGTATGACGTGCAAAGACAAGTGAAGGCCATTGAGGCATTCGAGGCGCAGGCCATCAAGAGCGCCGAGGAGACCAAGGGCAAAGTTGATGCTGAGCTGGAGGATCTGGAGAAGACTTTGAAGAACATCGAGTCTGCTCGTCCATTTGAGGACCTCACCGTG GATGAAGTCGTCGCTGCGCGTCCAGACATCGACAAGCGCGTTGAACAGCTCGTATCCAAGGGCCGCTGGCAAGTACCAGGCTACCAG GAGAAGTTCGGCAACCTCTCTGTGCTATAA